The following are encoded in a window of Bos indicus isolate NIAB-ARS_2022 breed Sahiwal x Tharparkar chromosome 7, NIAB-ARS_B.indTharparkar_mat_pri_1.0, whole genome shotgun sequence genomic DNA:
- the LOC139183884 gene encoding olfactory receptor 1I1-like, translating to MEQENKTAVSEFLLLGLSEKPEHQIFLFGLFLPMYLVTIFGNLLIILAIITDSHLHTPMYFFFCNLSFIDILSSTTIPKMLVNLWTQSKAIPFAGCLAQMYAFHLFGTMDSFLLAVMAIDRFMAIVHPLHYLAIMSPRVCGLLVVGSWLTTNLQSTVHTSLMAQLTFCAASEIPHFFCDLMPLLKLFCSETHTNELVIFAFGIFMGISPLTCILLSYICIFWVVFKIPSAQGKWKAFSTCGSHLTMVTLFYGTIFAMYLQPASPTSLKKDKAAALMCGVVIPMLNPFIYSLRNKNMKAALRKLVSKVVPSQS from the coding sequence ATGgagcaagaaaacaaaacagcagtCTCAGAATTCCTCCTCCTGGGACTCTCAGAAAAGCCAGAGCATCAGATCTTCCTCTTTGGGCTCTTCCTGCCCATGTACCTGGTCACCATCtttggaaacctgctcatcatcctggccaTCATCACAGACTCACACCTCCACACGCCCATGTACTTCTTCTTCTGTAACCTGTCCTTCATCGACATCTTGTCTTCCACCACCATCCCCAAGATGCTGGTGAACCTCTGGACTCAGAGCAAAGCCATCCCCTTTGCAGGCTGTCTTGCCCAGATGTATGCCTTCCACCTGTTTGGGACCATGGACAGCTTCCTCCTGGCTGTGATGGCCATTGATCGGTTCATGGCCATTGTCCACCCTCTGCACTACTTGGCCATCATGAGTCCCCGTGTGTGTGGGCTGCTAGTGGTGGGGTCGTGGCTGACCACCAACCTCCAGTCCACTGTCCACACCAGCCTCATGGCTCAGTTGACCTTCTGTGCTGCCTCTGAAATCCCCCACTTCTTCTGTGACCTCATGCCCCTGCTGAAGCTCTTCTGCTCAGAGACACACACCAACGAGTTGGTGATCTTTGCTTTTGGCATCTTCATGGGCATCAGCCCTCTCACATGCATCCTCCTCTCTTATATCTGCATTTTCTGGGTGGTCTTCAAGATCCCTTCTGCTCAGGGCAAATGGAAAGCCTTCTCCACTTGCGGCTCACACCTCACCATGGTGACTCTATTCTATGGCACCATCTTTGCCATGTACCTGCAGCCAGCATCTCCCACCTCCTTGAAGAAGGACAAGGCGGCTGCCTTGATGTGTGGGGTGGtcatccccatgctgaacccctttaTCTACAGCCTAAGGAACAAGAACATGAAGGCAGCTCTGAGGAAACTAGTCAGCAAAGTAGTCCCATCTCAGTCTTAG
- the LOC139183885 gene encoding olfactory receptor 1I1-like: protein MEPENQTAVSKFLLLGLSEKPEHQIFLFGLFLPMYLVTIFGNLLIILAIITDSHLHTPMYFFLCNLSLVDIFFSSTTVPKMLVNLWTQSKAIPFAGCLAQMYAFHLFGTMDSFLLAVMAIDRFMAIVHPLHYLAIMSPRVCGLLVVGSWLITNLQSIVHTSLMAQLTFCTASEIPHFFCDLMPLLKLSCSDTHTNELVIFAFGIIMGISPLTCILLSYICIFCAVFKIPSAQGKWKAFSTCGSHLTMVTLFYGTIFAVYLQPASPTSLKKDKVAALMCGVVIPMLNPFIYSLRNKNMKAALRKLFSKAATSQS, encoded by the coding sequence ATGGAACCAGAAAACCAAACAGCAGTCTCAAAATTCCTCCTCCTGGGACTCTCAGAAAAGCCAGAGCATCAGATCTTCCTCTTTGGGCTCTTCCTGCCCATGTACCTGGTCACCATCtttggaaacctgctcatcatcctggccaTCATCACAGACTCACACCTCCACacgcccatgtacttcttcctctgtaACCTGTCCCTGGTGGACATCTTCTTCTCTTCCACCACCGTCCCCAAGATGCTGGTGAACCTCTGGACTCAGAGCAAAGCCATCCCCTTTGCAGGCTGCCTTGCCCAGATGTATGCCTTCCACCTGTTTGGGACCATGGACAGCTTCCTCCTGGCTGTGATGGCCATTGATCGGTTCATGGCCATTGTCCACCCTCTGCACTACTTGGCCATCATGAGTCCCCGTGTGTGTGGGCTGCTAGTGGTGGGGTCGTGGCTGATCACCAACCTCCAGTCCATTGTCCACACCAGCCTCATGGCTCAGTTGACCTTCTGCACTGCCTCTGAAATCCCCCACTTCTTCTGTGACCTCATGCCCCTGCTGAAGCTCTCCtgctcagacacacacaccaatGAGCTGGTGATCTTTGCTTTCGGCATCATTATGGGCATCAGCCCTCTCACATGTATCCTCCTCTCTTATATCTGCATTTTCTGTGCAGTCTTCAAGATCCCTTCTGCTCAGGGCAAATGGAAAGCCTTCTCCACTTGCGGCTCACACCTCACCATGGTGACTCTATTCTATGGCACCATCTTTGCCGTGTACCTGCAGCCAGCATCTCCCACCTCCTTGAAGAAGGACAAGGTGGCTGCCTTGATGTGTGGGGTGGtcatccccatgctgaacccctttaTCTACAGCCTAAGGAACAAGAACATGAAGGCAGCCCTGAGGAAACTATTCAGCAAAGCAGCTACCTCTCAGTCCTAG
- the LOC139183886 gene encoding olfactory receptor 1I1-like, with product MEQENQTAVSEFLLLGLSEKPEHQIFLFGLFLPMYLVTIFGNLLIILAIITDLHLHTPMYFFLSNLSLIDIFFSSTTVPKMLVNLWTQSKAIPFAGCLAQMYAFHLFGTMDSFLLAVMAIDRFMAIVHPLHYLAIMSPRVCGLLVVGSWLITNLQSIVHTSLMAQLTFCAASEIPHFFCDLMPLLKLSCSDTHTNELVIFAFGIVMGISPLVCKVFSYTCIFRTIFRIPSALGKWKAFSTCGSHLTVVTLFYGTIFAVYLQPASPTSSQKDKAAALMYAVIIPMLNPFIYSLRNKDMKAALRKLGGKVAPISPRAE from the coding sequence ATGGAACAAGAAAACCAAACAGCAGTCTCAGAATTCCTCCTCCTGGGACTCTCAGAAAAGCCAGAGCATCAGATCTTCCTCTTTGGGCTCTTCCTGCCCATGTACCTGGTCACCATCtttggaaacctgctcatcatcctggccaTCATCACAGACTTACACCTCCACacgcccatgtacttcttcctctccaacttgTCCCTCATCGACATCTTCTTCTCTTCCACCACTGTCCCCAAAATGCTGGTGAACCTCTGGACACAGAGCAAAGCCATCCCCTTTGCAGGCTGCCTTGCCCAGATGTATGCCTTCCACCTGTTTGGGACCATGGACAGCTTCCTCCTGGCTGTGATGGCCATTGATCGGTTCATGGCCATTGTCCACCCTCTGCACTACTTGGCCATCATGAGTCCCCGTGTGTGTGGGCTGCTAGTGGTGGGGTCGTGGCTGATCACCAACCTCCAGTCCATTGTCCACACCAGCCTCATGGCTCAGTTGACCTTCTGCGCTGCCTCTGAAATCCCCCACTTCTTCTGTGACCTCATGCCCCTGCTGAAGCTCTCCtgctcagacacacacaccaatGAGCTAGTGATCTTTGCTTTCGGCATTGTGATGGGCATCAGCCCCTTAGTGTGCAAAGTCTTCTCTTATACTTGCATTTTTCGGACGATCTTCAGGATCCCTTCTGCTCTGGGCAAATGGAAAGCCTTCTCCACTTGTGGCTCACACCTCACCGTGGTGACACTATTCTATGGCACCATCTTTGCTGTGTACCTGCAGCCGGCATCTCCCACTTCCTCCCAGAAGGATAAGGCAGCTGCCCTGATGTATGCTGTGATCAttcccatgctgaacccctttaTCTACAGCCTAAGGAACAAGGACATGAAGGCAGCCCTGAGGAAGCTGGGTGGCAAAGTAGCACCCATCAGTCCTAGGGCAGAATAG